Below is a genomic region from Erigeron canadensis isolate Cc75 chromosome 7, C_canadensis_v1, whole genome shotgun sequence.
ttatattaaattttaatctttgactattttttttttttaattgtcttggtCTCCTCCCCTATaattgtaagtggttatttttatggttagtgtttgcacttcattattttttgcacaTAATATgcgacttatttttaaaatgatatatacgATTAGATTTTGCATCGACATATCTCATTAAAGTAAACTAAACGCTATAAACCGTTACGGTGTCTAAAGTGTTATAAACCGTCGTCCGCTGCAACGCGAGATctagtttaaaaatattaactaaCTACTCGTTTAAATACTTGACTTCCTTAGCTAAACATAAactagaaaaataatttttatttttttataatcgaacttattatttgtttattttatatattctttattatGAGCTTGCCCAGAGTGCTCTGTATCCATATCTCTTTGACTCTTTCACTGTCGCTattataagaataaaaataatgacTTACACAAGATCTAATCCAATCtatctattaataataataattcccTAACTAACAAATActactaatttaaataataactcTAGAATTTGAGCTTTTCTGGCAGCCTACTCTGAGTAaaccttcttctttttcttcttcttgtacATGTTTGGTTTGTTTTTGGTTATTGTGTGATTATTTCAGATgattttatttcaatatatacaatttatatttctatatatgtatatgtatatatcatcatatatatacaagcttGACTACTGTTAAGTGATTCAAGATTTGAATCATATAACTGTTACCAGTAAAGATGTTATCTTTTTGCTATTGTATGCATTTAACTTCAGAAATTAGCAaatttttaatgtatcaaaCTTATAATTCattgttattgtatgtatctCGTGACCCCGTTTAAGTTAATCGTTAAGATTGTACGTTTTTGCGGATGTTAGAACCATGTAAGTTGCCATGTTATCGGGTTACTAGTTATAAGTTACAGCAGGTCAACTAATATTATCAGACTATGCGGGTTTTGctattttatgcattttactTCAAAACGTAGATTCTAGCGTGTCAAACTTTTAGTTTATTGCTAGTGTATGTATCCGGTAATGTTTTTTAGGTAAAGCGTAAACTTATGTACTTATGTTGAAGTGTCATCCGCATATTATAACCGTAGTTAAATCTTACGTGGCAGTGATGACCTGGTATTAGACCGGGGGATGTTTATTAAGGAGTGTGATAAACTAGGGTCAAAACTGATGAAAGGAGATATGGGCAGTTTGATACATATTGAAAGAAAAACGGGTTTAGTCGGATACATTTTGGTGTACTTTGCTCTATGAATCTATGAAGATGTTTgatgtttgttaaaaaaaatttcattagcCCATTTTGATCATGTGTAAGAGAAATAGAAAAAAGTTTCTGTATGtatggttaatttatttatcctGATGCCGTTTTGAGTAAATATAACGAAAAATGTTGTGTTTGCCACAGGGTTGGTGGAATCTTGATATCTACGTTGGTACCACTATGGCACACATCATTGATGGAAAAGCAATTGCACAGACAATTCGTTCGGAAATTGCGTCTGAAGTTAGTATCTTGGTTGAGAAATATGGCAAGGTTACCAATTCTGAGCCCTTCTTTGCTAGTGCCAATGTAGTTTGTTTCGAAGTTGAGTTGTTATAAGTTCTGCCAAAcactaaaaaaatgtttaatcaCTTGTGTTTTTCatgggttttatgtttaaagcTTTTCTTACTACCCTTCAAGATTAACTTTAGAGGTGGCAAAGTAGCTGAgtcttcttcttctctctctctctctctctctctctctctctctctctaggtTGGGTTGATCtgaaacactttttgtcttATTTATCACAACTTTGTGGAAGTAGTCggtgtgtcaaatatgattacaaaagctATTTTATCTCAATACTAATAGGTATTGTGGATAAAAGGATTTAAGAGGTTTTATGAACTGCAAATACATACTAGTAGGTTTGGATCAGGTGGAAAACCCCTGTTTTTGGACACAAAGGTCAAGGGTTTGATTCTCAATCCCTACAAAAATGACCGGAGGTCTCTCtaaaagcagtctctctaccttaaGGGTAAGGGTGAgtctgtctacatctcaccttCCCCATACCTCCTAGAAGGCGGGATTGGGTGTGGTAGTTACTATGCATTGCAATCGCAGTTGGGTGTCTTTGGCTCATGCATCTTTCCTCTTAAGGTATGTGTTTATCTGACCCCATTAGAGATAAAACTGTATTgtgacccattcataagtaataGGTCAAAACTGCCACCTCTAACTGGTTTGTTGACTGAAAGAATGATTGAAAGCATTTTTCTTTAAGGGTTGAACATTTCAGTAGATCTTTATCATGAAATAAACATGCTTTGTATTCATAAGTTCAACTTGTAACTCAATATTCTCTCTCTGTTTTTTCAGGCACCCGGACTTGCTGTAGTCATTGTTGGACATCGAAAAGATTCTCAAAGCTATGTTAGCATGAAGAGAAAAGCATGTGCCGAGGTTGGAATTACCTCTATTGACATAGACCTCCCAGAACAAGTCCCTGAAGCTGAATTGATAGCAAAAGTTCATGAGTTAAATGCAGATCCCAGTGTACATGGTCAGTGAATTAAATTACAGATTTGCATACATGGAGCTAGCTTATATTTTTGGCATTCAAATCTATGGCACCTTGTGTAATTTCATGATTATGTCATATACAATTTGTTTTGCTTTGGTATGCTGTATACACATAACCAAGTTCACAAGCATATTTCCTCTGGTTGTTCATGTGGATGTCAAATAGAGGTGGCATTTTGGAACAATTAGCACTTGGAACACGTTGCTACTTACATATATAAGCATACTAATaaatttttcatgtttttgccCCATTACCTAATCGCCTGACCTATCCGAATTTCCACCTGTGGTGTGGATACAGGAGTAGGCCCGAGTCGGGCATATCAAAACCATTCTTTCAAGGCTCGAAGGTTAGAAACATGGTTATACATGTAATCACTCACATATTAGTAGATTTTTGGATGTTCGTTTTTAACTGATTTGCAACTTCAAGTTGCAGCATTCCATaaaaatgtttatgtgtgaGCTTTTCTGATGCAATAAAAGTAAATTGTGAAAGGCACCCAGACATCTAAGAATTTGCCATGAGAATGAACATTGTGATAAATCTTAAGTTACTTAGCTCTTTTGTGCTTTAAACACCTAATTATCTTGGAACCGATTCTTCATTCCTTCATGATTAAAAGGTAATTTTTCTTATGATACAGGTATATTGGTTCAGCTTCCTTTACCGAAACACATAGATGAAGAAAAAGTATTGACTGAAATCAGTATCGACAAGGATGTAGATGGCTTTCATCCTCTTAACATTGGCAAACTTGCCATGAAAGGCAGAGACCCCTTATTTCTACCTTGTACCCCAAAGGCAATAACTTTTAATCTCACCATGTAATAATTTGTATCTTGTGCCTCGCATCGAAACAAGCATATTAACCTGGGTCAAATTTACCAGTCAACACTTTTTTGTGAaacttctttttaaaaataatcatattaaatattgttcgaaagaatattatattaatataatatataattcgTCTGAATGAAATGATTTAGGTGGTCAAAACATTAACACTTTAGGTGACTTTTAACTCGATGGATCCGTTCGACCCATTTCATCAGTAGCTAGGTTAACAAATTTGACCCAATTGAGATAAGCATGATGCAAATAAGTTGATGTTTCATGAAATGGCTTcaatttgccacctctagtgtCATTAGTATGGTGTGAGGAAAGGGTTGGTATAATTGTTCATATGATTCGTTAGTTCTAGAAGTTTTGATGGGATACACGACAAAAATCACATGGTATGAAATGAACGGATGCTAAATGATTTCTTTTTTGTCCTTCGTACAGGGATGTATTGAACTTCTGAAACGCACTGGTATTACTATAAAGGGAAAGCGGGCGGTGGTTGTTGGTAGAAGTAACATTGTTGGGTTACCAGTTTCTCTGTTGCTGCTTAAAGAAGATGCTACAGTTACTGTGGTTCATTCACGTACACCAGATCCACAAAGTATCATATGTGAGGCAGATATCGTCATTGCTGCAGCAGGACAAGCTATGATGGTAAGCATAGTTTCTTTCACATGCTTTTTTGAGCTAGGTTTGATGACTTCCATCTCAGAAACTGATTCCAAACTACTCATTCCAGAAAAGAAATCAGATTCAAGTTTTGAGGTCAACTGAACTATTAAACAACTATAAGTAATCAAGTTTGTCTCAAACTACTTCATTCATCCAGAGTTTTGTAGATGCTTGAGAAAATGTGCAAATACGGATAAGTTTTATATAAACTATCCGACTTTTCCAACCCATTTATGCATGAACTGATCGATTTAGGCTACATTTTTATCTCTAACTTGTCAATATCCTTTTCATTGAAATGTGACAATCTTGCAATCATATATTTGACAAGCCAAGTatgttatgtaaaaaaaatatttttatttgtgcaCAAAATTATCTTGGCCAGCCAACTTAGACGGTTAGACCTGACCTGTTGCTAA
It encodes:
- the LOC122608005 gene encoding bifunctional protein FolD 2: MAHIIDGKAIAQTIRSEIASEVSILVEKYGKAPGLAVVIVGHRKDSQSYVSMKRKACAEVGITSIDIDLPEQVPEAELIAKVHELNADPSVHGILVQLPLPKHIDEEKVLTEISIDKDVDGFHPLNIGKLAMKGRDPLFLPCTPKGCIELLKRTGITIKGKRAVVVGRSNIVGLPVSLLLLKEDATVTVVHSRTPDPQSIICEADIVIAAAGQAMMIKGSWIKPGAAVIDVGTNAVDDASRKSGYRLVGDVDFEEGCKVAGCITPVPGGVGPMTVAMLLKNTLDGAKRVIGQ